The Candidatus Arthromitus sp. SFB-mouse-Japan genome includes a region encoding these proteins:
- the infC gene encoding translation initiation factor IF-3 has protein sequence MANIAKDVQINGEIKFKELRVIDSDGSQLGIMQARDALRIAEDRELDLVVISPTANPPVSRIMDYGKHVYELSKRQKEARKNQKTINIKEIRVSPSIEEHDINIKANNAKKFLKSGDKVKITVRFRGREADYSYIGEKILDNFVEILKEYGAPDKKAKLEGRNMSLIMSPKK, from the coding sequence GTGGCTAATATAGCAAAGGATGTTCAAATTAATGGTGAAATTAAATTTAAAGAGTTGAGAGTTATAGATAGTGATGGTTCTCAGCTTGGTATTATGCAAGCGAGAGATGCTTTGAGAATTGCAGAGGATAGAGAATTAGATTTAGTAGTTATTTCACCAACTGCGAATCCACCAGTATCTAGGATAATGGATTATGGTAAGCATGTTTATGAGTTGTCTAAGAGACAAAAAGAAGCAAGAAAGAATCAAAAAACTATAAATATTAAAGAGATAAGAGTTAGTCCGTCGATAGAGGAACATGATATTAACATAAAGGCTAATAATGCTAAAAAGTTTCTTAAGAGTGGAGATAAGGTAAAGATTACTGTAAGATTTAGAGGAAGAGAAGCGGACTATAGTTACATAGGAGAGAAAATATTAGACAATTTTGTTGAAATATTAAAAGAATATGGAGCTCCAGATAAGAAAGCTAAACTAGAGGGTAGAAACATGAGCTTAATTATGTCTCCAAAGAAATAA
- the rplT gene encoding 50S ribosomal protein L20: protein MARVKRAVNARKNHKKVLKLAKGYYGAKSKLFKTANETVIRALWNSYVGRRLRKRDFRKLWIIRINAGVREHGLSYSRFIFGLKNANININRKMLSEMAINDKTAFAELVRIAKENLNK, encoded by the coding sequence ATGGCTAGAGTTAAGAGAGCTGTTAATGCACGTAAGAATCATAAAAAAGTGTTGAAATTAGCTAAGGGTTATTATGGAGCAAAATCAAAGTTATTCAAAACTGCTAATGAAACGGTTATTCGTGCTTTGTGGAATTCTTATGTAGGAAGAAGATTAAGAAAGCGTGACTTTAGGAAACTTTGGATAATAAGAATAAATGCTGGTGTTAGGGAGCATGGATTAAGTTATTCAAGATTTATATTTGGTTTAAAGAATGCTAATATTAATATAAATAGAAAAATGTTATCAGAGATGGCTATAAATGACAAAACTGCTTTTGCTGAACTTGTGAGGATTGCTAAGGAAAATTTGAATAAATAA
- the pheS gene encoding phenylalanine--tRNA ligase subunit alpha gives MKEKLDQLFNSAIEQLKKVDSISKFEELRVRYLGKKSELSNILKNMKNLSNEEKISTGKIINEIKKKIELKFSETFESIKNFEIERKLKEEIIDITLPGKKIAIGHKNPIQIVLDEIKEIFLNMGFVIEEGPDIDTEYYNFEALNILKDHPARSEQDTFYIDDDYVLRTHTSTIQIRTMENKKPPIKIIAPGRVYRSDELDATHSPIFCQMEGLVVDKDIRMSHLKSTLNKFIKSMFGSEIKTKFRAHHFPFTEPSAEMDVSCFACKGSGCSVCKNSGYIEILGCGMVHPDVLRRCDVDPEEYSGFAFGFGIDRMVMLKYGIEDIRLLYESDLKFLSQF, from the coding sequence TTGAAAGAAAAGTTAGATCAGTTATTTAATTCTGCAATTGAGCAACTTAAGAAAGTTGATTCAATTAGTAAATTTGAAGAGTTAAGAGTTAGGTATTTAGGGAAAAAAAGTGAACTATCAAATATATTGAAGAATATGAAAAATTTGTCTAATGAAGAGAAAATTTCTACTGGGAAAATTATAAATGAGATAAAGAAGAAAATAGAGTTAAAATTTTCGGAGACTTTTGAGTCTATCAAGAACTTTGAGATAGAGAGAAAATTAAAAGAAGAGATAATTGATATTACTTTACCAGGCAAGAAAATAGCTATTGGTCATAAAAATCCAATTCAAATTGTGCTGGATGAAATAAAAGAAATATTTCTTAATATGGGATTTGTAATTGAAGAAGGTCCAGATATTGATACGGAATATTATAATTTTGAAGCTTTAAATATTTTAAAGGATCATCCAGCAAGGAGTGAGCAGGACACTTTTTATATAGATGACGATTATGTTTTGAGAACGCATACTTCTACTATTCAAATTAGAACGATGGAAAATAAAAAGCCACCTATAAAAATTATTGCACCAGGTCGTGTTTATAGATCAGATGAATTAGATGCAACACATTCTCCAATATTTTGTCAGATGGAAGGACTTGTTGTAGATAAAGATATCAGAATGTCTCATCTTAAATCTACTCTAAATAAATTTATAAAGTCTATGTTTGGTTCAGAGATTAAGACTAAGTTTAGGGCTCATCATTTTCCATTTACGGAACCTTCTGCTGAGATGGATGTTAGTTGTTTTGCTTGTAAAGGAAGTGGATGTTCTGTTTGTAAAAATAGTGGTTATATTGAGATATTAGGTTGTGGGATGGTTCATCCTGATGTTCTTAGGAGATGTGATGTAGACCCTGAAGAGTATAGTGGATTTGCTTTTGGGTTTGGTATAGATAGAATGGTCATGCTTAAGTATGGGATTGAAGATATAAGGCTTTTATATGAAAGTGATTTAAAATTTTTATCTCAATTTTAA
- a CDS encoding TrmH family RNA methyltransferase codes for MNHISSLDNKFFKEIMGLKNKKNRCKSRLYLIEGIRFVEEAIKNNCEIKYIVVSESKKDYIIDKFEFQDKLFNVMVFSDELFGKIKQTENTQGIIACLRIKDTIIKFNFNEGIYFLIDKIQDPGNLGTIIRTAVAVNALGVILMKGSVDLYNDKVLRATMGSIFKININFIESYLELNEFIKNDFKLVIADAHGDNNYYHEDLKGKIILAVGNEGNGISDEIKNFHHVKVRIPMCNDLESLNVAQALSIIAFERVRQLDV; via the coding sequence TTGAATCATATAAGTAGTCTAGATAATAAATTTTTTAAAGAAATTATGGGATTGAAAAATAAAAAAAATAGATGTAAAAGTAGGCTATATCTTATCGAAGGAATAAGGTTTGTAGAAGAAGCTATAAAGAATAATTGTGAAATAAAATATATAGTAGTTTCTGAATCAAAGAAAGATTATATAATTGACAAATTTGAATTCCAAGATAAGCTATTTAATGTTATGGTATTTTCAGATGAATTATTTGGGAAAATTAAGCAAACAGAAAATACTCAGGGTATAATTGCCTGTTTAAGGATTAAGGATACTATTATAAAATTTAATTTTAATGAAGGAATATACTTTTTAATTGATAAAATTCAAGATCCAGGGAACTTAGGGACTATAATAAGAACTGCAGTTGCTGTTAATGCATTAGGTGTTATATTGATGAAAGGTAGTGTTGATTTATATAATGATAAGGTTTTAAGAGCAACAATGGGTTCTATTTTTAAGATAAATATTAATTTTATAGAAAGCTATTTAGAATTAAATGAGTTTATAAAAAATGATTTTAAACTTGTTATAGCAGATGCTCATGGTGATAATAATTATTATCATGAAGATTTAAAAGGTAAGATTATTTTAGCTGTTGGGAATGAAGGAAATGGAATTTCTGATGAAATTAAAAATTTTCATCATGTTAAAGTTCGTATTCCTATGTGTAATGATCTTGAATCTTTAAACGTTGCTCAGGCACTTAGTATTATTGCTTTTGAACGTGTGAGACAATTGGATGTGTGA
- a CDS encoding DUF4214 domain-containing protein, whose translation MKRYKNLALFLVIVLLMVIQNNLFLNMSVHAITNRYFEDTFEISVAGLPSKYDNIKCSLEDVRVEIKGDKIVILDLVPDQVYHDVKITFTDDIGRKYEFNFDNVITSLPNKANNKFVYDAYSNGLGRKPEHTGFKYWFGRLSSATITAVDFINEMVNSEEFNLIYKTPREKIGALYKTVVGREAEKEGLDFWLNQFNLLVEEDGMESSEAVSDLVNRMVSENEFKSIVKEAGFIYN comes from the coding sequence ATGAAGAGATATAAAAATTTAGCACTATTTTTAGTTATAGTTTTATTGATGGTAATACAAAATAATTTGTTTTTAAATATGAGTGTACATGCTATAACAAATAGATATTTTGAGGATACTTTTGAAATAAGTGTAGCAGGACTTCCAAGCAAGTATGACAATATAAAGTGTAGTTTAGAAGATGTAAGGGTTGAAATAAAGGGGGACAAGATAGTAATATTGGATCTCGTACCTGATCAAGTTTATCATGACGTTAAAATTACATTTACAGATGATATTGGAAGGAAATATGAATTTAATTTTGACAATGTTATAACTTCACTTCCAAATAAAGCAAACAATAAATTTGTTTATGATGCTTATTCAAATGGTTTAGGTAGAAAACCAGAGCATACAGGATTTAAATATTGGTTTGGAAGATTAAGTAGTGCTACTATTACAGCTGTGGATTTTATAAATGAGATGGTGAATTCGGAAGAATTTAATTTAATTTATAAAACACCAAGGGAAAAAATAGGAGCATTATATAAAACTGTAGTTGGAAGAGAAGCAGAAAAGGAAGGACTTGACTTTTGGTTAAATCAATTTAATTTGTTAGTAGAAGAAGACGGTATGGAAAGCAGTGAGGCGGTATCAGATTTAGTAAATAGAATGGTAAGTGAGAATGAATTTAAGAGTATAGTAAAAGAAGCGGGATTTATATACAATTAA
- a CDS encoding potassium channel family protein: MRKKQFVVIGIGRFGFSVATSLYRAGYDVLAIDKDLEKIEEISTEVTHALALDATDEKALFSVNISDYDTAIIAIGGSIQESLLVTLLVKDAGISDIICKGQGELHGKLLRKIGARRVVLPEQEMGYRLANNLKFQSLFDYIEISRGSSIAEFTAPKEWINKTIGEIDIRAKHEVILIGIKKSPDCEMNVDINANTIIKENDLLILLGRDDRLCRIQNKFTFVQKED; the protein is encoded by the coding sequence GTGAGGAAAAAACAATTTGTTGTAATAGGGATAGGACGATTTGGTTTTAGCGTTGCTACGAGTCTTTATAGAGCAGGTTATGATGTGTTAGCGATAGATAAAGATTTAGAAAAGATTGAAGAAATTTCTACTGAGGTTACTCATGCTTTAGCACTTGATGCAACAGATGAGAAAGCATTATTTAGTGTTAATATTTCAGATTATGATACGGCCATAATTGCAATAGGAGGAAGTATACAAGAGAGTTTACTTGTTACCCTACTTGTGAAAGATGCAGGTATTTCTGATATTATTTGTAAAGGACAAGGAGAACTTCATGGAAAGTTATTAAGAAAAATAGGGGCTCGTAGAGTTGTTCTTCCTGAACAAGAAATGGGATATAGGCTTGCAAATAATTTAAAATTTCAAAGTTTATTTGATTATATTGAAATATCTAGAGGATCTTCAATTGCAGAGTTTACTGCACCGAAAGAGTGGATTAATAAAACTATAGGTGAGATTGATATTAGAGCAAAACATGAAGTCATATTGATAGGTATTAAGAAGAGTCCAGATTGTGAAATGAACGTTGATATAAATGCTAATACAATAATTAAGGAAAATGATTTACTTATACTTTTAGGTAGAGATGATAGGTTATGCAGGATACAAAATAAATTTACTTTTGTTCAAAAAGAGGATTAA
- the ytxC gene encoding putative sporulation protein YtxC, translating into MIYLVLVRVVYEGKEKILNDIKDALRSMEQYETSLRVSIKKFQNISFIDIECDPLKYADRLKDGVINTVAKGIYSFVIDIFINKEMDYFFDNSYFFIKYDEISDVKEKIIDILENDDFGEEIDSFCFSKKQDILNKIIKCIDENNEININGFIRFRLRELLNDFEMIVDRVVERYMVEKEYNEFIKLLKYFVDVQENKIDEVNIIIDKLGNYTILDGQHNDIYDLFLDDLNDFNMSSMMVNKDDLLISGLITNSPNKIVIHGVKNSINIEIIETIKQVFENKVEFCCGCLDCVEIANKLIK; encoded by the coding sequence GTGATATATTTGGTATTAGTCAGAGTAGTTTATGAGGGAAAAGAAAAAATATTGAATGATATAAAAGATGCTCTAAGAAGTATGGAACAATATGAAACTTCACTAAGAGTTTCAATTAAAAAATTTCAGAATATAAGTTTTATAGACATTGAATGTGATCCCTTAAAATATGCAGATAGATTGAAGGATGGGGTTATAAATACTGTAGCTAAGGGAATTTATAGCTTTGTAATAGATATATTTATTAATAAAGAAATGGACTATTTTTTTGATAATTCTTATTTTTTTATTAAATATGATGAAATTTCTGATGTTAAAGAAAAAATAATAGATATACTTGAAAATGATGATTTTGGTGAAGAAATTGATTCATTTTGTTTTAGTAAGAAACAGGATATATTAAATAAAATCATCAAATGTATAGATGAAAATAATGAAATAAATATAAATGGATTTATTAGATTTAGATTAAGAGAATTATTAAATGATTTTGAAATGATCGTTGATAGAGTTGTAGAACGATATATGGTTGAGAAGGAGTATAATGAATTTATAAAGCTTCTTAAGTATTTTGTAGATGTACAGGAAAATAAAATTGATGAGGTTAATATTATAATAGATAAATTAGGCAACTATACGATATTAGATGGGCAACACAATGATATATATGATTTGTTTTTGGATGATTTAAATGATTTTAATATGTCTTCTATGATGGTTAATAAAGATGATTTATTAATAAGTGGACTTATAACTAATTCTCCAAATAAGATAGTTATTCACGGGGTAAAGAATAGCATAAATATAGAAATAATTGAAACAATAAAACAGGTTTTTGAAAACAAGGTTGAGTTTTGTTGTGGATGTTTGGATTGTGTAGAAATTGCCAATAAATTAATAAAATAA
- the rpmI gene encoding 50S ribosomal protein L35, which produces MPKMKTKKAISKRFRVTGTGNLKRARAFKQHILTKKSAKRKRNLRKVGYVSVTQLKTMKKLLPYV; this is translated from the coding sequence ATGCCAAAAATGAAAACTAAGAAAGCTATTTCAAAAAGATTTAGAGTTACGGGAACTGGAAATTTGAAAAGAGCACGCGCCTTTAAACAACATATTCTTACTAAGAAGTCTGCAAAGAGGAAGAGAAATTTAAGAAAAGTTGGTTATGTTTCAGTTACACAATTAAAGACTATGAAAAAATTATTACCATATGTTTAG
- a CDS encoding 2-hydroxyacid dehydrogenase: protein MKLILFDAKKYDKDYFDKYSKEANVDIVYEEQKLTPETSHLANGYDAVCVFVNDIVNREVIDKLCEFGIKLIVLRCAGYNGVDIKYAKNKITVVRVPAYSPNSIAEISIGMILTLTRKINKAIEKTRNYNFSLEGLVGFDLFNRTVGIIGTGKIAQEFMKILSGIGMKILAYDVYPNYEIEKELGFKYVDLDTIYRESDVISLHCPLTSDNAHMINKDSISNMKNGVIILNTARGMLIDTKALIDAIKSGKIYGAALDVYENEKNYFFNDCSKTGVDDEILKELLSLDNVIVFSHQAYLTEEALTSIALISLNNIKKFLNNEFLNNEVFYDETQDKIVDFRK, encoded by the coding sequence ATGAAGTTGATATTATTTGATGCGAAGAAATATGATAAGGATTATTTTGATAAGTATTCTAAAGAGGCTAATGTAGATATTGTTTATGAAGAGCAGAAACTTACACCTGAAACGTCTCATTTAGCGAATGGATATGATGCAGTTTGTGTATTTGTTAATGATATTGTTAATAGAGAAGTTATTGATAAGTTATGTGAATTTGGAATTAAGTTAATTGTTTTAAGATGTGCAGGATATAATGGAGTTGATATTAAATATGCAAAGAACAAGATAACCGTGGTTAGAGTTCCAGCATATTCACCAAATTCAATTGCAGAAATATCAATTGGGATGATATTAACATTAACAAGAAAAATTAACAAGGCTATTGAAAAAACAAGAAATTATAACTTTTCACTTGAAGGATTAGTAGGATTTGATTTGTTTAATAGAACTGTTGGTATAATTGGAACAGGTAAAATAGCACAAGAATTTATGAAAATTTTATCTGGTATAGGTATGAAAATATTAGCTTATGATGTGTATCCAAATTATGAAATTGAAAAAGAACTAGGATTTAAATATGTTGATTTAGATACTATTTATAGAGAAAGTGATGTTATTTCCTTACATTGTCCATTAACAAGTGATAATGCACATATGATAAATAAGGATTCAATATCTAATATGAAAAATGGAGTTATAATTTTAAATACAGCTAGAGGAATGTTAATTGATACAAAAGCCTTAATCGATGCAATAAAATCTGGAAAAATTTATGGTGCAGCTTTGGATGTATATGAAAATGAAAAAAATTATTTCTTTAATGATTGTTCAAAGACGGGTGTTGATGATGAAATTCTAAAAGAACTTTTATCACTTGATAATGTTATAGTTTTCTCGCATCAAGCTTATTTAACAGAAGAAGCACTAACAAGTATTGCATTAATTTCATTAAATAATATCAAAAAGTTTTTAAATAATGAATTTTTAAATAATGAAGTATTTTATGATGAGACACAAGATAAGATAGTTGATTTTAGGAAATAG
- the pheT gene encoding phenylalanine--tRNA ligase subunit beta, which yields MKVSFEWIKEYFDEELKLNDVCDKLTISGTKVENVESNKVEVKNIVTGLIEEIKPHPDAEKLVVCSVNIGESYVQIVTGAKNMKEGDIVPVALHGAILADGTKIKKGKLRGVESQGMMCSEEELGLCDHADGLMILKDVPIGENIVNVLDSGQEIVEFEITSNRPDCLGILGIAREIKAIYGFDLKNPKFDFKYSGCKDINDLLSVDVQNKDCRRYSARVIENLKICDSPKFIQDRLIASGIRPINNIVDLTNYVMLEIGQPMHAFDYNVVSNSKIIVGNTINGDKFITLDGIERELDDSIICIKDSEKVLALGGIIGGENSKVNDDTKRIILESANFKFDVIRRSSRKLNLRSESSLRFEKNIDDNLTLIALNRFCSLVEELSYGDVVNGTIDIINESYERVNIEVTPQYINKFLGTDISKDSIIKIFKNLDMEVKEDNELLIVTPPTFRRDIFIKEDLAEEIARIYGYDQIKEEDLKSVSQEIGKTKKQKFIDNILNTMISLGFSQSMSYSFYSPRSFDKMNLEKDNELRDAITIRNPLGEDYSVMRTTMVPSMIEALYRNISYSNSEACIFDIGKTYGRGKDGKILENNVLAMGMYGKNFDYFTIKGVIESLFEHIGITFMLEREGEVFYHPGKSARIVLGKNVLGKFGSIHPYVLRNYDAKVELFICEVYLDKIFNFYKSDKKYKQIPKYPSVTFDLNVVVDEDVLVQDIEKIIKSKSGNILESLNIFDIYRGSQVPEGKKSISYSIIFRDRSKTLNDKEINKLIEIILNALKLSLGAELRK from the coding sequence ATGAAAGTTTCATTTGAATGGATTAAGGAATATTTTGATGAGGAATTAAAGTTGAATGATGTATGTGATAAGTTAACTATTAGTGGAACAAAGGTTGAAAATGTAGAATCTAATAAGGTTGAAGTTAAGAATATTGTTACTGGTCTTATTGAGGAAATAAAACCTCATCCAGATGCTGAAAAACTCGTTGTATGCAGTGTTAATATTGGAGAAAGTTATGTTCAAATAGTTACTGGTGCAAAGAATATGAAGGAAGGAGATATTGTACCTGTTGCATTGCATGGGGCGATTTTAGCAGATGGTACTAAGATTAAGAAAGGAAAGCTCCGCGGTGTTGAATCTCAGGGAATGATGTGTTCTGAAGAAGAATTAGGGCTTTGCGACCATGCTGATGGACTTATGATTTTGAAAGATGTTCCAATTGGAGAAAATATAGTTAATGTTTTAGATTCAGGACAGGAGATTGTTGAATTTGAAATAACATCAAATCGTCCAGATTGCTTAGGAATTTTAGGAATAGCAAGAGAGATTAAAGCGATATATGGTTTTGATTTAAAAAATCCAAAATTTGATTTTAAATATAGTGGATGTAAGGATATTAATGATCTTTTAAGTGTTGATGTTCAAAATAAAGATTGTAGACGCTATTCTGCTAGAGTCATTGAAAATTTGAAAATTTGTGATTCGCCTAAATTTATACAAGATAGATTAATAGCGTCCGGAATTAGACCGATAAATAATATTGTGGATTTAACAAATTATGTAATGCTTGAGATAGGTCAACCAATGCATGCTTTTGATTATAATGTTGTTAGTAATTCAAAAATTATAGTTGGGAATACTATAAATGGTGATAAGTTTATTACTCTTGATGGTATAGAAAGAGAACTTGATGATTCTATAATCTGCATAAAAGATTCTGAAAAGGTATTAGCTTTAGGTGGGATTATTGGAGGAGAAAATTCGAAAGTTAATGATGATACTAAAAGAATTATACTTGAGAGTGCAAATTTTAAATTTGATGTTATACGTAGGTCGTCAAGAAAATTAAATTTAAGATCTGAAAGTTCTTTAAGATTTGAAAAAAATATAGATGATAATTTGACTCTTATTGCTTTGAATAGGTTTTGTAGTTTAGTTGAAGAATTATCTTATGGAGATGTAGTAAACGGAACAATAGATATAATAAATGAGAGTTATGAGAGAGTTAACATAGAGGTGACTCCTCAATATATAAATAAATTTTTGGGGACTGATATATCTAAAGATAGTATTATAAAAATATTTAAAAATTTAGATATGGAAGTAAAAGAGGATAATGAACTTTTAATAGTAACACCTCCTACATTTAGACGTGATATATTTATTAAAGAGGATTTGGCTGAGGAGATTGCGAGAATTTATGGGTATGATCAAATTAAAGAGGAAGATTTAAAGAGTGTATCACAGGAGATTGGTAAAACTAAAAAGCAAAAATTTATTGATAATATTTTAAATACGATGATATCTTTAGGATTTAGTCAATCAATGAGTTATTCATTTTATAGTCCAAGATCTTTTGACAAGATGAATTTGGAGAAAGATAATGAACTAAGAGATGCAATTACTATAAGAAATCCATTAGGGGAAGATTATAGTGTAATGAGAACAACTATGGTTCCATCTATGATTGAAGCTTTATATAGAAATATTTCTTATTCAAATAGTGAAGCTTGTATATTTGACATAGGTAAGACATATGGCAGAGGTAAGGATGGGAAAATTTTAGAAAATAATGTTTTAGCTATGGGAATGTATGGTAAAAATTTTGATTACTTTACCATAAAGGGAGTTATTGAATCCTTATTTGAACATATTGGTATAACTTTTATGCTTGAGAGAGAAGGAGAAGTTTTTTATCATCCGGGTAAATCAGCAAGAATAGTCTTAGGGAAAAATGTATTAGGTAAATTTGGATCAATTCATCCTTATGTGCTCAGAAATTATGATGCTAAGGTAGAATTATTTATTTGTGAAGTTTATTTAGATAAGATCTTTAACTTTTATAAATCTGATAAAAAATATAAGCAAATTCCTAAATATCCGAGTGTAACTTTTGATTTAAATGTGGTTGTGGATGAGGATGTATTAGTTCAAGATATAGAAAAGATTATTAAATCAAAGTCTGGCAATATTTTAGAAAGTTTGAATATTTTTGATATTTATAGAGGATCACAAGTTCCTGAGGGTAAAAAAAGTATATCTTATAGTATAATATTTAGAGATAGAAGCAAAACTTTAAATGATAAAGAAATAAATAAGTTAATTGAGATTATCTTAAATGCTCTTAAATTAAGTTTAGGGGCAGAACTTAGAAAGTAA
- a CDS encoding TrkH family potassium uptake protein gives MKNFKKLYPVQILALFFIVVIIIGSFLLTMPISSSSGVMTNYLDALFTATSATSVTGLVTLDTGTYWSPFGTTVILMLIQIGGLGIMSFTTFGVLKYGNKISLYTSLLMKEALNVDEFQGMSRMIRYVIIFVVAVELLGMIFLSFVFVPKYGLFHGLYVSLFTSISAFCNAGFDIFGNFSSLTSYYSSAYVLIICMALIILGGIGFSVITEFIIYRYTKKISVTTKVVLVTTFFLVLIGAALYFIFEYDNPLTFQNMSLGNKVLNSIFSSVSPRTAGFNSIDLSGIRSGTVFLTCILMLIGGSPGSTAGGIKTTTFGVIILSIYHYIRNKNRTIVLGKEIPAKTINKAFIVSFVALFFISTFVILISMTNKDASFRSIVFEVFSAFNTVGLSLGLTSELNGLGKILIILAMYLGRVGTLTLIFAFTNKHDNSKKSSSIKYPEVKITVG, from the coding sequence TTGAAAAATTTTAAAAAATTGTATCCTGTACAAATATTAGCATTGTTTTTTATAGTGGTAATAATAATTGGCAGTTTTTTATTAACTATGCCTATTTCTAGTAGTTCAGGTGTAATGACTAATTATCTAGATGCTTTGTTTACAGCTACTTCTGCTACTTCTGTTACTGGTCTCGTAACTTTAGATACTGGTACATATTGGAGTCCATTTGGAACAACAGTAATTTTAATGTTAATACAAATTGGTGGACTTGGCATAATGTCATTTACTACATTTGGAGTCCTTAAATATGGAAATAAAATTTCTTTGTATACTAGTCTTTTGATGAAAGAGGCTTTGAATGTAGATGAGTTCCAGGGAATGTCTCGTATGATTCGATATGTAATTATATTTGTTGTGGCTGTTGAATTACTTGGGATGATTTTTTTAAGTTTTGTATTTGTACCTAAGTATGGTTTATTTCATGGACTTTATGTGAGTTTGTTTACATCTATATCTGCATTTTGTAATGCAGGATTTGATATATTTGGAAATTTTTCTAGTCTTACATCTTACTATAGTAGTGCTTATGTTCTTATTATATGCATGGCTCTTATAATATTAGGAGGTATAGGATTTAGTGTAATAACTGAGTTTATAATTTACAGGTATACAAAAAAAATATCAGTCACGACTAAGGTTGTATTAGTTACTACGTTTTTTTTGGTATTAATAGGAGCGGCTTTATATTTTATATTTGAGTATGATAATCCATTGACTTTCCAAAACATGAGTTTAGGTAATAAAGTGTTAAATAGTATTTTTTCATCAGTATCCCCAAGAACTGCAGGATTTAATTCTATAGATCTAAGTGGTATTAGGTCTGGAACAGTATTTTTAACGTGTATTCTTATGCTTATAGGTGGATCACCTGGGTCGACAGCAGGAGGAATAAAAACTACAACATTTGGTGTTATAATATTATCAATATACCATTACATAAGAAATAAAAATAGAACTATTGTATTAGGAAAGGAAATACCTGCAAAAACAATAAATAAGGCTTTTATTGTATCATTTGTGGCTTTGTTTTTTATAAGTACATTTGTTATATTAATCTCTATGACTAACAAGGATGCATCATTTAGATCTATAGTATTTGAAGTTTTTTCAGCTTTTAATACTGTTGGTTTGAGTTTGGGTCTTACTTCTGAACTTAATGGTTTAGGTAAAATATTGATTATTTTGGCTATGTATTTAGGAAGAGTTGGAACTTTGACTTTAATTTTTGCATTTACGAATAAACATGATAACTCTAAAAAAAGTAGTAGTATAAAGTATCCAGAAGTTAAGATTACAGTTGGATAA